A window of the Dictyostelium discoideum AX4 chromosome 4 chromosome, whole genome shotgun sequence genome harbors these coding sequences:
- the ku70 gene encoding ATP-dependent DNA helicase (Similar to DNAPK), producing MSGTNSWLNNNNNNSNTTLTNTNTIGGTNFGINQFDGDDWDNIFDGNNGDGDGDLDGDSYKSYQNPYSYRDCIIFLIDASKAMFEPNENNEIPFHNAVKCLIQTITDKIITSDSDLIGVCFYNTNKKKNINDFENIYVLSDLDIPDPKIILTLEEMLENSNFTTNGLGNCQGEMPFCDALWTCSTMFSNIKQSGSSSGENSNNNNFKRIFLFTNEDNPNAYNDSIRNSSIQRSKDLSDLNIQIELFSMNKSVNDKFDFSLFYQHILIFADEENYLDPTQFDASSKFSDLRFKLKRKEFKKRSLGKLPLYIGNLNNNNNNSNSLDSQVIISTQLYNLFSHAHKSSPTLLDPKTNLPVKQLIKNVCANTQATLLPSQIKLCYHYGGEPVIFTKDEMQTIKSIDRIGFTLLGFKPLENIKPYHSIKHSQFIFPDDQSIKGSVLAFNALVEQMLKSGKAAICRFTPRSSSSPRMVALIPQEEILQSESEFNNQQLLNSLSSQQQQQQSSQQSSSSQQQQQQQQQQQQQQQQQQQQQLPSSSQQSNNNRKIQIRPRGMHVIYLPFADDIRYPNNIGVKSDGLEIKQENIDKAKNIIKMMKIKFDEKKFVNPGLQKHYASLQAIALERDKVEETVDNIQPDRKLIEKVIDTTQDFSDGIFPVGYASTVSSATSSTSSSSAKRLRDGKDLSTMDWPDMVKSGEIIKLTVDDLKSFLSNQNIKPSSKAKKADLIDLISNLISGGNFKPDKLHLLKKDSPPLSDNTITTNGGDDDDNNRPSKKVKSTSTSTTASKNTSSSSPPLVSAATMNKKAPPKKSFSVKDKNSSNNSSGGSSKANVNDEFDIDFKNSDQDDDTDNESDVNNKATTSTTTITTTTAAPKKNNFVNNGMFDTRELCKYGKNCYRTNKQHLDEYRHQ from the exons atgagtGGAACCAATAGTTggttaaacaataataacaataatagtaatacaacattaacaaatacaaatactaTTGGAGGTACAAATTTTGgtataaatcaatttgatggtgatgattgggataatatttttgatggtaataatggtgatggtgatggtgatttaGATGGTGATAGTTATAAAAGTTATCAAAATCCATACTCTTATCGTGATtgtataatatttttaatagatGCATCAAAAGCAATGTTTGaaccaaatgaaaataatgaaatccCATTTCATAATGCAGTAAAATGTTTAATTCAAACAATTactgataaaattattacaagtGATAGTGATTTAATTGgtgtttgtttttataatacA aataaaaaaaaaaatataaatgattttgaaaatatatatgTATTATCAGATTTAGATATACCAGATCCAAAGATAATATTAACATTAGAAGAAATGTTAGAGAATTCAAATTTCACTACGAATGGATTGGGTAATTGTCAAGGTGAAATGCCATTTTGTGATGCATTATGGACATGTTCAACCATGTTTAGTAATATCAAACAATCTGGATCATCATCAGGTGagaattcaaataataataatttcaaaagaattttCTTATTCACAAATGAAGACAATCCGAATGCATACAATGATAGTATTAGAAATTCATCGATTCAACGTTCAAAAGATTTATcagatttaaatattcaaattgaattattctCAATGAATAAATCTGTGAATGATAAATTCGATTTCTCTTTATTCTATCAACATATTCTAATATTTGCAGATGAAGAGAATTATTTAGATCCAACTCAATTTGATGCAAGTTCCAAATTCTCTGATTtaagatttaaattaaaaagaaaagaatttaaaaaaagatcattaggtaaattaccattatatattggtaatttaaataataataataataatagcaatagttTAGATAGTCAAGTTATTATATCAACTCaactttataatttattttcacatGCTCAtaaatcatcaccaacattaTTAGAtccaaaaacaaatttaccAGTTAAACAATTGATAAAGAATGTTTGTGCAAACACTCAAGCTACTTTATTACCATCACAAATTAAACTTTGTTATCATTATGGTGGTGAACCTGTTATATTTACCAAAGATGAGATGCAAACAATTAAATCTATCGATAGAATTGGTTTCACTTTGTTAGGTTTTAAACCATTGGAAAACATTAAACCCTATCATTCAATCAAACATTCACAATTCATTTTCCCTGAtgatcaatcaattaaaggtTCGGTTTTAGCATTCAATGCTTTGGTTGAACAAATGTTAAAATCTGGTAAAGCTGCAATTTGTCGTTTCACTCCACGTTCATCTTCTTCACCTCGTATGGTTGCTTTAATACCACAAGAAGAGATTTTACAATCTGAAtctgaatttaataatcaacaattattaaattcattatcatcacaacaacaacaacaacaatcttcTCAACAATCTTCTTCTtcccaacaacaacaacaacaacaacaacaacaacaacaacaacaacaacaacaacaacaacaacaacttcctTCTTCATctcaacaatcaaataataataggaaaattcaaattagaCCAAGAGGTATGcatgttatttatttaccatTTGCAGATGATATTAGATATCCAAATAATATTGGTGTTAAAAGTGATGGATTAGAGATTAAACaagaaaatattgataaagcaaagaatattattaaaatgatgaaaattaaatttgatgaaaaGAAATTTGTAAATCCTGGACTTCAAAAACATTATGCTTCTTTACAAGCTATTGCATTGGAAAGAGATAAAGTTGAAGAAACTGTTGATAATATTCAACCAGAtagaaaattaattgaaaaggTTATTGATACCACTCAAGATTTTAGTGATGGTATATTCCCAGTTGGTTATGCTTCGACTGTTTCCTCGGCAACTTCTTCTACCTCATCCTCTTCTGCAAAACGTTTAAGAGACGGTAAAGATTTATCTACAATGGATTGGCCTGATATGGTAAAGAGTGgtgaaatcattaaattgaCAGTAGAcgatttaaaatcatttttatcaaatcaaaatattaaaccaagttcaaaagcaaaaaaagcagatttaatagatttaatctcaaatttaatttctggtggtaattttaaaccaGATAAATTACATCTTTTGAAAAAGGATTCACCTCCTTTATCTGATAatacaataacaacaaatggtggtgatgacgatgataataatagaccatctaaaaaagttaaatcaACTTCAACCTCAACTACTGCCTCCAAAAAtacctcttcttcttctccACCTCTTGTTTCTGCTGCaacaatgaataaaaaagCTCCTCCAAAGAAAAGTTTTTCagtaaaagataaaaatagtagtaataatagtagtggtggtagtagtaaaGCAAATGTTAATGACGAATTTGATAtcgattttaaaaatagtgaTCAAGATGATGATACAGATAACGAATCcgatgtaaataataaagccACCACTTCAACCACTACAATAACTACTACAACAGCAGCCCCAAAGAAAAACAACTTTGTCAATAATGGTATGTTTGATACTAGGGAATTATGTAAATATGGTAAAAACTGCTATCGTACAAATAAACAACATCTTGATGAATATAGAcatcaataa